From Nicotiana tabacum cultivar K326 chromosome 22, ASM71507v2, whole genome shotgun sequence, one genomic window encodes:
- the LOC107804431 gene encoding vignain-like, which yields MKNAYLNFVLFFTLWWLTNASVELHKKKNHGSNPMLKRYQDWLQRHSRKYGSKDEWNMRFGIYQSNVQFIDFFNSLNLSYNLTDNAFADMTNLEFKSKYSGYKKHTHNSKKAAPNITCAGSKLPVSLDWRKSGVVTRVKDQKNCGSCWAFSAVAAVEGINKIKTGKLVSLSEQELVDCDVNSDNQGCNGGFMEKAFSFIKKNGGITTEKNYPYVGKDQKCNTTKAKQHAVTISGYEMVAKNEESLQAAVTKQPISVAIDASGYDFQLYAGGVYSGFCGNSLNHGVTLIGYGVDDGEKYWLVKNSWGTMWGEDGYIKIKRGSNDKKGMCGIAMQASYPLKEEEES from the exons ATGAAAAATGCTTACTTGAACTTTGTGCTTTTTTTCACCTTATGGTGGCTCACAAATGCAAGTGTTGAACTGCACAAGAAGAAGAATCACGGCTCAAATCCTATGCTGAAGAGGTACCAAGATTGGCTACAACGACATAGTCGAAAATATGGAAGTAAAGATGAATGGAATATGCGATTTGGGATTTATCAATCCAATGTTCAATTTATTGACTTCTTCAATTCCCTCAACCTTTCTTACAACCTCACTGACAATGCTTTTGCAGACATGACAAACTTGGAGTTTAAATCTAAGTATTCAGGTTACAAGAAACATACACATAATTCTAAGAAAGCAGCACCAAATATCACGTGCGCCGGCTCTAAATTGCCAGTTAGTCTCGACTGGAGAAAGAGTGGAGTTGTCACACGAGTCAAGGATCAAAAGAATTGTG GAAGTTGTTGGGCGTTCTCTGCAGTAGCAGCAGTTGAAGGCATCAACAAGATTAAAACAGGAAAATTAGTGTCACTATCAGAACAAGAACTAGTGGACTGTGATGTTAACTCAGATAACCAAGGATGTAACGGAGGATTTATGGAAAAGGCTTTTTCTTTCATTAAGAAAAACGGTGGCATTACAACTGAAAAAAATTATCCTTACGTAGGAAAAGATCAGAAATGCAACACTACCAAAGCAAAACAACACGCAGTTACAATAAGTGGCTATGAAATGGTAGCCAAAAATGAGGAATCTCTTCAAGCTGCAGTTACCAAACAACCTATATCAGTGGCTATTGATGCAAGTGGCTATGATTTTCAACTTTATGCTGGAGGGGTTTACTCTGGTTTTTGCGGAAATAGCCTAAATCATGGAGTGACACTAATTGGCTATGGTGTAGATGATGGTGAGAAATATTGGCTAGTTAAGAATTCATGGGGTACTATGTGGGGTGAAGATGGTTACATCAAAATAAAGAGGGGGTCAAATGACAAAAAGGGAATGTGTGGTATTGCTATGCAAGCTAGCTACCCTcttaaggaggaggaggagtctTGA